The proteins below come from a single Oncorhynchus tshawytscha isolate Ot180627B linkage group LG22, Otsh_v2.0, whole genome shotgun sequence genomic window:
- the LOC112221474 gene encoding solute carrier family 35 member C2-like, translating into MFTFKSTQFNMKGFIMVLLVSFIGGIRWTLTQVLIQKAELGKVPSLRLLPIENSPDLELPLLRQKEDDGEETATEDNDEE; encoded by the exons ATGTTCACCTTCAAGTCGACCCAGTTTAACATGAAGGGCTTCATCATGGTACTGCTGGTATCGTTCATCGGCGGGATCCGGTGGACCCTCACGCAGGTCCTGATACAGAAAGCAGAACTGG GTAAAGTTCCCTCGTTGAGACTGCTGCCCATCGAAAACAGCCCAGACCTGGAACTACCGTTATTACGTCAGAAGGAAGACGATGGGGAGGAGACAGCTACTGAGGACAATGACGAAGAGTAG